In Collimonas arenae, a single genomic region encodes these proteins:
- a CDS encoding siderophore-interacting protein, with amino-acid sequence MSKTPVSAATPRTPPRMLRVRRTLQLTPHMRRITLAGAALAGFPPDSNGAHIKLLLPRPGQIEPVLPTLGPDGPVWPPDDVRPIARTYTVGRYDAEAGELDIDFVLHGDNGPASSWALHAVTGTAVGVAGPGGPPRFVPDAGYFLVLGDPSAFAAVAAVLGALPEHAHGTALIEVPDRSEIQALRHPPGVAVHWLSRQGAPAGSSTLLLDHVRELVWPSSSVSVTLAGESTQVVALREYLLKERAVPRRVMYAVPYWKDEHTEEAYHTERHRIMDAFELAEENGAGSEPAAINMKETTQ; translated from the coding sequence ATGAGTAAAACTCCTGTTTCTGCGGCCACGCCGCGTACTCCGCCGCGCATGCTGCGCGTGCGCCGCACTCTGCAACTGACGCCGCACATGCGCCGCATTACTCTGGCCGGCGCGGCGCTGGCAGGCTTTCCGCCGGACAGCAACGGCGCGCACATCAAGTTGCTGCTGCCGCGTCCCGGCCAGATCGAACCGGTCTTGCCAACCCTTGGGCCGGACGGTCCGGTATGGCCGCCGGACGATGTACGGCCGATTGCGCGCACCTACACGGTTGGCCGCTACGACGCTGAGGCGGGCGAGCTGGATATCGATTTCGTTTTACATGGCGATAACGGCCCGGCTTCCAGCTGGGCCTTGCATGCAGTCACCGGCACGGCAGTTGGCGTGGCCGGACCGGGTGGGCCACCACGCTTTGTGCCTGACGCCGGCTATTTTCTGGTGCTGGGCGATCCTAGCGCGTTTGCCGCTGTAGCCGCGGTACTGGGCGCCTTGCCTGAGCATGCCCACGGCACTGCCTTGATCGAAGTGCCAGACCGCAGCGAAATCCAGGCGTTGCGTCATCCTCCCGGCGTCGCTGTGCACTGGCTGTCGCGCCAGGGTGCGCCGGCGGGCAGCAGCACGCTGCTGCTGGACCACGTGCGTGAACTGGTTTGGCCATCTTCTTCCGTATCGGTGACGCTAGCGGGCGAAAGCACGCAAGTGGTGGCCCTGCGCGAGTACCTGCTGAAAGAACGCGCGGTGCCGCGCCGCGTCATGTACGCGGTGCCTTACTGGAAGGACGAACATACCGAAGAGGCTTATCACACCGAACGGCACCGCATCATGGATGCGTTTGAACTGGCCGAAGAAAACGGTGCCGGCTCTGAGCCGGCTGCTATCAACATGAAGGAAACCACCCAATGA
- a CDS encoding ABC transporter substrate-binding protein, whose product MNLRTIRIVLLALACLSFSAFGAERSVVDAAGRTVVLPAQAQRVLALSEIDLDSLLALKLKPVGATNGRGQSAMPHYLGNAVSGIASVGNFGSPVLDLVIGTQPDLILVGSLPDPELLGQLSKIAPTVVSYKQGENWQTALRRIAAVVGRNAEAEALLGAYQRRADSVRVKLGDHADATVSVVRWNPQGPAYMLKDAFASLVLADVKLRRPAAQMQAGVAHSPPLSLEALSRIDADWLFVGTLNTSQANDALAAARQSPAFRQLGAVQKGHMVAVDGSLWTSPGGPLAALAILNDIEKNMTPH is encoded by the coding sequence ATGAATTTGCGCACTATTCGCATTGTATTGCTCGCCCTGGCGTGCCTGTCATTTTCCGCCTTTGGCGCCGAACGCAGCGTGGTTGACGCAGCCGGCCGCACAGTCGTGTTGCCGGCGCAGGCGCAACGCGTGCTGGCGCTGTCTGAAATCGACCTCGATTCGCTGCTGGCGCTCAAACTCAAACCGGTCGGCGCCACCAACGGCCGTGGCCAGAGCGCCATGCCGCATTATCTGGGCAATGCTGTCAGCGGCATCGCCAGCGTCGGCAACTTCGGCAGCCCGGTACTGGATCTGGTGATCGGTACGCAACCGGACCTGATCTTGGTCGGCAGCTTGCCGGATCCGGAACTGCTAGGGCAGCTGAGCAAGATTGCGCCGACCGTGGTCAGCTACAAGCAGGGTGAAAACTGGCAAACGGCCTTGCGCCGCATCGCCGCCGTGGTCGGCCGCAACGCCGAAGCGGAAGCTCTGCTGGGCGCTTATCAGCGCCGCGCCGACAGCGTACGCGTCAAGCTCGGCGACCACGCTGACGCGACCGTCAGCGTGGTGCGTTGGAATCCGCAGGGGCCGGCCTATATGTTGAAAGACGCTTTCGCCAGCCTGGTGTTGGCAGACGTGAAATTGCGCCGGCCGGCGGCACAGATGCAGGCTGGTGTTGCCCATTCGCCACCGTTGAGCCTGGAAGCCTTGTCACGCATCGACGCCGACTGGCTGTTTGTCGGCACTCTGAATACCAGCCAGGCCAACGACGCCTTGGCGGCTGCGCGCCAAAGCCCCGCTTTCCGCCAATTGGGTGCGGTGCAGAAGGGCCACATGGTGGCGGTTGACGGTTCCTTGTGGACTAGCCCCGGCGGCCCGTTGGCGGCGCTGGCAATCCTGAACGATATCGAAAAAAACATGACGCCCCACTAG